A stretch of Gadus macrocephalus chromosome 17, ASM3116895v1 DNA encodes these proteins:
- the zdhhc21 gene encoding palmitoyltransferase ZDHHC21 has product MKLRLHFVVDPLGWLCVSMVFGIWLYNSVFVPMLVLLPHYNEGHISWALVVCYYLASALCILALLRASTADPGRLPPDPHIPFSERANWELCNKCNLMRPKRSHHCSRCGHCVRRMDHHCPWINNCVGEDNHWLFLQLCFYTQVLSLFTLVMDFCQYYYFQPLTALDQDTFTTQHELALLRVSALMGLVMFGGMGSLFYTQMAGIISDTTTIEKMSRTLDEIHVTKRSWQWALSEVFGTRWKLLWLIPLRSRHPLQAAHSFRNEV; this is encoded by the exons ATGAAGCTGCGTCTGCACTTCGTGGTGGACCCCCTGGGATGGCTGTGTGTCAGCATGGTCTTCGGCATCTGGCTGTACAACAGCGTCTTTGTCCCCATGCTGGTCCTCCTGCCGCACTACAACGAAGGACACATATCCTGGGCCCTGGTCGTCT GTTACTACCTGGCGTCGGCGCTCTGCATCCTGGCGCTGTTGAGGGCGTCCACGGCGGACCCCGGCCGTctgcccccggacccccacaTCCCCTTCTCCG agCGCGCCAACTGGGAGCTGTGCAACAAGTGCAACCTGATGCGGCCCAAGAGGTCCCACCACTGCAGCCGCTGTGGCCACTGCGTCCGCCGGATGGACCACCACTGCCCCTG GATCAACAACTGCGTGGGCGAGGACAACCACTGGCTGTTCCTGCAGCTCTGCTTCTACACCCAGGTGCTGAGCCTCTTCACCCTGGTCATGGACTTCTGCCAGTACTACTACTTCCAGCCCCTGACCGCATTGGACCAG GATACGTTCACCACGCAGCACGAGCTGGCCCTCCTGAGAGTCTCCGCGCTGATGGGTCTGGTGATGTTCGGGGGGATGGGAAGCCTCTTCTACACCCAGATGGCCGGCATCATCTCC GACACCACCACCATTGAGAAAATGTCTCGGACCTTAGATGAAAT TCACGTGACCAAGAGGTCCTGGCAGTGGGCGCTCTCCGAGGTGTTCGGAACGCGCTGGAAGCTCCTGTGGCTGATCCCCCTGCGGAGCCGACACCCCCTGCAGGCCGCTCACAGCTTCCGCAACGAGGTGtag